From a single Strix uralensis isolate ZFMK-TIS-50842 chromosome 25, bStrUra1, whole genome shotgun sequence genomic region:
- the S100PBP gene encoding S100P-binding protein isoform X2: MDDCSPHASGLCLCHECKPTVHSTVAGVKRLLDSSEQVEALQSAKKGCVPRHDSGTSDPSEKSLRSSPGSASFQGSLHFLDYTGHDDLVASSSVPKYDDVVISLDITRSFGDSEPDDSLLELSDGEEGNSSFSYTEEEIQEILADDCVESEQYLTRKSSLSQNINGESEKDESSRYSRASVVSEDANAESKIAEKPNDSVSRECFSVSSECSPSPLNESASLDENHLQSAQVTRMLFDLDIQKLLSLSPIDADYVDEPQEDNTLEEAEREASEGITNDCLEYAKTGSSCVLEDSLEGLMSNGWQSLDVDGLGKTPFTSRDVSHFWGDPVGRSTPSSDLACDQRTAGESSTPVLLRCPTPSSRIRNQELPKATKSCFSRKLDSLEDDEGESTEAEQPSNSIKLSDTAVGQIGQGETTSGKKPGQVIPVPQEEEERLNQRTCISEAELSQRNISIQTVCIYTKKTVTPTPSNPQMGWGTLCQGELQD; encoded by the exons ATGGATGACTGTTCCCCTCACGCCTCTGGGCTTTGTCTTTGTCATGAATGCAAACCTACTGTTCATAGTACAGTTGCTGGAGTCAAAAGGTTGTTGGATTCCTCAGAGCAGGTTGAGGCCCTGCAGTCAGCTAAGAAAGGTTGTGTGCCGAGGCATGACTCTGGCACTTCAGATCCATCAGAGAAATCGTTGCGTTCTTCCCCAGGTTCTGCCTCCTTTCAAGGATCCTTGCACTTTCTAGATTATACTGGCCATGATGACCTTGTTGCCAGTTCTTCTGTGCCAAAATATGATGATGTAGTCATTTCTCTAGATATAACCAGATCTTTTGGTGATAGTGAGCCAGATGACTCCTTGTTGGAACTGTCAGATGGTGAAGAAGGGAATTCTTCTTTCAGTTACACTGAGGAAGAGATCCAGGAAATCCTGGCAGATGATTGTGTGGAATCTGAGCAGTACCTAACTAGAAAAAGCAGTCTGAGCCAAAATATAAATGGAGAGAGTGAAAAGGATGAGAGCAGCAGGTACTCCAGGGCATCAGTCGTCAGCGAAGATGCAAATGCAGAGTCAAAGATCGCAGAGAAACCAAATGACTCTGTGTCCAGAGAGTGTTTTTCAGTCAGCTCTGAATGCTCTCCTAGCCCTTTGAATGAAAGTGCCAGTTTGGATGAGAACCATCTGCAGTCAGCCCAGGTAACTCGCATGTTATTTGACCTTGACATTCAGAAGCTTCTGAGTCTTAGCCCAATTGATGCTGATTATGTAGATGAGCCTCAGGAGGACAATACTTTGGAAGAAGCCGAAAGAGAAGCTTCAGAAGGAATCACAAATGATTGCCTCGAGTATGCTAAAACTGGTAGTAGCTGTGTTCTTGAAGACTCCTTGGAGGGGCTGATGTCTAATGGCTGGCAAAGCCTGGATGTGGACGGCCTGGGAAAGACTCCCTTTACCAGCAGAGATGTGTCCCACTTCTGGGGTGATCCTGTGGGAAGATCCACGCCCTCTTCTGACCTGGCCTGTGACCAGAGGACAGCTGGTGAGAGCTCAACACCCGTGTTGCTGAGGTGTCCCACGCCATCTTCTAGAATCCGAAACCAAGAACTTCCCAAAGCAACAAAGAGCTGTTTTTCAAGGAAATTAGACTCTCTGGAGGATGATGAGGGGGAATCTACAGAAGCTGAGCAGCCATCAAACAGCATTAAA TTAAGTGATACAGCTGTAGGCCAGATTGGGCAGGGAGAGACAACCAGTGGGAAGAAGCCTGGCCAAGTTATTCCAGTgccacaggaggaggaagaaag actgaatcaACGGACATGCATTTCGGAAGCGGAGCTGAGCCAAAGAAACATTTCTATCCAGACTGTGTGCATCTATACAAAGAAAACTGTGACTCCTACACCAAGTAACCCCCAGATGGGATGGG GGACCCTTTGCCAAGGTGAGTTGCAGGACTAG
- the S100PBP gene encoding S100P-binding protein isoform X3 codes for MDDCSPHASGLCLCHECKPTVHSTVAGVKRLLDSSEQVEALQSAKKGCVPRHDSGTSDPSEKSLRSSPGSASFQGSLHFLDYTGHDDLVASSSVPKYDDVVISLDITRSFGDSEPDDSLLELSDGEEGNSSFSYTEEEIQEILADDCVESEQYLTRKSSLSQNINGESEKDESSRYSRASVVSEDANAESKIAEKPNDSVSRECFSVSSECSPSPLNESASLDENHLQSAQVTRMLFDLDIQKLLSLSPIDADYVDEPQEDNTLEEAEREASEGITNDCLEYAKTGSSCVLEDSLEGLMSNGWQSLDVDGLGKTPFTSRDVSHFWGDPVGRSTPSSDLACDQRTAGESSTPVLLRCPTPSSRIRNQELPKATKSCFSRKLDSLEDDEGESTEAEQPSNSIKLSDTAVGQIGQGETTSGKKPGQVIPVPQEEEERLNQRTCISEAELSQRNISIQTVCIYTKKTVTPTPSNPQMGWESSPQSSSF; via the exons ATGGATGACTGTTCCCCTCACGCCTCTGGGCTTTGTCTTTGTCATGAATGCAAACCTACTGTTCATAGTACAGTTGCTGGAGTCAAAAGGTTGTTGGATTCCTCAGAGCAGGTTGAGGCCCTGCAGTCAGCTAAGAAAGGTTGTGTGCCGAGGCATGACTCTGGCACTTCAGATCCATCAGAGAAATCGTTGCGTTCTTCCCCAGGTTCTGCCTCCTTTCAAGGATCCTTGCACTTTCTAGATTATACTGGCCATGATGACCTTGTTGCCAGTTCTTCTGTGCCAAAATATGATGATGTAGTCATTTCTCTAGATATAACCAGATCTTTTGGTGATAGTGAGCCAGATGACTCCTTGTTGGAACTGTCAGATGGTGAAGAAGGGAATTCTTCTTTCAGTTACACTGAGGAAGAGATCCAGGAAATCCTGGCAGATGATTGTGTGGAATCTGAGCAGTACCTAACTAGAAAAAGCAGTCTGAGCCAAAATATAAATGGAGAGAGTGAAAAGGATGAGAGCAGCAGGTACTCCAGGGCATCAGTCGTCAGCGAAGATGCAAATGCAGAGTCAAAGATCGCAGAGAAACCAAATGACTCTGTGTCCAGAGAGTGTTTTTCAGTCAGCTCTGAATGCTCTCCTAGCCCTTTGAATGAAAGTGCCAGTTTGGATGAGAACCATCTGCAGTCAGCCCAGGTAACTCGCATGTTATTTGACCTTGACATTCAGAAGCTTCTGAGTCTTAGCCCAATTGATGCTGATTATGTAGATGAGCCTCAGGAGGACAATACTTTGGAAGAAGCCGAAAGAGAAGCTTCAGAAGGAATCACAAATGATTGCCTCGAGTATGCTAAAACTGGTAGTAGCTGTGTTCTTGAAGACTCCTTGGAGGGGCTGATGTCTAATGGCTGGCAAAGCCTGGATGTGGACGGCCTGGGAAAGACTCCCTTTACCAGCAGAGATGTGTCCCACTTCTGGGGTGATCCTGTGGGAAGATCCACGCCCTCTTCTGACCTGGCCTGTGACCAGAGGACAGCTGGTGAGAGCTCAACACCCGTGTTGCTGAGGTGTCCCACGCCATCTTCTAGAATCCGAAACCAAGAACTTCCCAAAGCAACAAAGAGCTGTTTTTCAAGGAAATTAGACTCTCTGGAGGATGATGAGGGGGAATCTACAGAAGCTGAGCAGCCATCAAACAGCATTAAA TTAAGTGATACAGCTGTAGGCCAGATTGGGCAGGGAGAGACAACCAGTGGGAAGAAGCCTGGCCAAGTTATTCCAGTgccacaggaggaggaagaaag actgaatcaACGGACATGCATTTCGGAAGCGGAGCTGAGCCAAAGAAACATTTCTATCCAGACTGTGTGCATCTATACAAAGAAAACTGTGACTCCTACACCAAGTAACCCCCAGATGGGATGGG AGTCCAGCCCGCAGAGCTCCTCTTTCTAG
- the S100PBP gene encoding S100P-binding protein isoform X1, whose protein sequence is MDDCSPHASGLCLCHECKPTVHSTVAGVKRLLDSSEQVEALQSAKKGCVPRHDSGTSDPSEKSLRSSPGSASFQGSLHFLDYTGHDDLVASSSVPKYDDVVISLDITRSFGDSEPDDSLLELSDGEEGNSSFSYTEEEIQEILADDCVESEQYLTRKSSLSQNINGESEKDESSRYSRASVVSEDANAESKIAEKPNDSVSRECFSVSSECSPSPLNESASLDENHLQSAQVTRMLFDLDIQKLLSLSPIDADYVDEPQEDNTLEEAEREASEGITNDCLEYAKTGSSCVLEDSLEGLMSNGWQSLDVDGLGKTPFTSRDVSHFWGDPVGRSTPSSDLACDQRTAGESSTPVLLRCPTPSSRIRNQELPKATKSCFSRKLDSLEDDEGESTEAEQPSNSIKLSDTAVGQIGQGETTSGKKPGQVIPVPQEEEERLNQRTCISEAELSQRNISIQTVCIYTKKTVTPTPSNPQMGWEITQGPTRNLPKGTAVHSG, encoded by the exons ATGGATGACTGTTCCCCTCACGCCTCTGGGCTTTGTCTTTGTCATGAATGCAAACCTACTGTTCATAGTACAGTTGCTGGAGTCAAAAGGTTGTTGGATTCCTCAGAGCAGGTTGAGGCCCTGCAGTCAGCTAAGAAAGGTTGTGTGCCGAGGCATGACTCTGGCACTTCAGATCCATCAGAGAAATCGTTGCGTTCTTCCCCAGGTTCTGCCTCCTTTCAAGGATCCTTGCACTTTCTAGATTATACTGGCCATGATGACCTTGTTGCCAGTTCTTCTGTGCCAAAATATGATGATGTAGTCATTTCTCTAGATATAACCAGATCTTTTGGTGATAGTGAGCCAGATGACTCCTTGTTGGAACTGTCAGATGGTGAAGAAGGGAATTCTTCTTTCAGTTACACTGAGGAAGAGATCCAGGAAATCCTGGCAGATGATTGTGTGGAATCTGAGCAGTACCTAACTAGAAAAAGCAGTCTGAGCCAAAATATAAATGGAGAGAGTGAAAAGGATGAGAGCAGCAGGTACTCCAGGGCATCAGTCGTCAGCGAAGATGCAAATGCAGAGTCAAAGATCGCAGAGAAACCAAATGACTCTGTGTCCAGAGAGTGTTTTTCAGTCAGCTCTGAATGCTCTCCTAGCCCTTTGAATGAAAGTGCCAGTTTGGATGAGAACCATCTGCAGTCAGCCCAGGTAACTCGCATGTTATTTGACCTTGACATTCAGAAGCTTCTGAGTCTTAGCCCAATTGATGCTGATTATGTAGATGAGCCTCAGGAGGACAATACTTTGGAAGAAGCCGAAAGAGAAGCTTCAGAAGGAATCACAAATGATTGCCTCGAGTATGCTAAAACTGGTAGTAGCTGTGTTCTTGAAGACTCCTTGGAGGGGCTGATGTCTAATGGCTGGCAAAGCCTGGATGTGGACGGCCTGGGAAAGACTCCCTTTACCAGCAGAGATGTGTCCCACTTCTGGGGTGATCCTGTGGGAAGATCCACGCCCTCTTCTGACCTGGCCTGTGACCAGAGGACAGCTGGTGAGAGCTCAACACCCGTGTTGCTGAGGTGTCCCACGCCATCTTCTAGAATCCGAAACCAAGAACTTCCCAAAGCAACAAAGAGCTGTTTTTCAAGGAAATTAGACTCTCTGGAGGATGATGAGGGGGAATCTACAGAAGCTGAGCAGCCATCAAACAGCATTAAA TTAAGTGATACAGCTGTAGGCCAGATTGGGCAGGGAGAGACAACCAGTGGGAAGAAGCCTGGCCAAGTTATTCCAGTgccacaggaggaggaagaaag actgaatcaACGGACATGCATTTCGGAAGCGGAGCTGAGCCAAAGAAACATTTCTATCCAGACTGTGTGCATCTATACAAAGAAAACTGTGACTCCTACACCAAGTAACCCCCAGATGGGATGGG AAATTACCCAAGGTCCAACAAGAAACCTACCCAAAGGTACAGCTGTACACAGTGGGTGA